One Brassica napus cultivar Da-Ae chromosome C2, Da-Ae, whole genome shotgun sequence DNA window includes the following coding sequences:
- the LOC106377127 gene encoding auxin-responsive protein SAUR50-like, giving the protein MAMKKTSKLTQTAMIKQILKRCSSLGKRQSNVYSEDENGQPLDVPKGHFVVYVGENRVRYVVPISFLTRPEFQLLLQQAEEEFGFEHDMGLTIPCEEVVFRSLTSMLR; this is encoded by the coding sequence ATGGCGATGAAAAAAACAAGCAAGCTAACACAAACGGCAATGATCAAGCAAATCTTGAAGAGATGCTCGAGTTTGGGGAAGAGACAGAGTAATGTGTACAGCGAAGATGAAAACGGACAACCTCTTGATGTACCTAAAGGACATTTCGTCGTCTACGTTGGAGAGAATCGAGTCAGGTACGTTGTACCCATTTCGTTTTTGACCCGACCCGAATTTCAGCTTCTTCTCCAACAAGCAGAGGAAGAGTTTGGTTTCGAGCACGACATGGGTCTCACTATTCCTTGTGAAGAAGTCGTTTTCCGATCTCTCACGTCTATGCTCCGATGA